A section of the Apodemus sylvaticus chromosome 10, mApoSyl1.1, whole genome shotgun sequence genome encodes:
- the LOC127695167 gene encoding olfactory receptor 1A1-like — MREENESSTTDFTLLGVTRQREQENFFFILFLFIYPITVIGNMLIILVIHSDIRLHNPMYFSLANLSLVDIFFSSVTIPKMLSNHLLGSKTISFGGCMAQMYFMIGLANTDSYILAAMAYDRAVAISRPLHYATIMSPRPCVLLVAGSWVIGHTNALPHTLLTAKLSFCGNKDVANFYCDITPLLQLSCSDIRFNVKMMYLGVGVFSVPLLCIIISYVRVFSTVLRVPSTKGFLKALSTCGSHLTVVSLYYGTVMGMYFRPLTSYSLKHALITVMYTAVTPMLNPFIYSLRNWDMKAALRKLFHCTSSSSPM; from the coding sequence TGGGAGTTACAAGGCAGCGGGAGCAGGAAaatttcttcttcatcctcttcctgtTCATTTACCCCATCACAGTGATCGGGAACATGCTTATCATCCTAGTCATCCACTCTGACATTCGCCTTCATAACCCCATGTACTTTTCCCTGGCCAACCTCTCCCTTGTTGACATCTTCTTCTCCTCTGTAACTATCCCCAAGATGTTGTCCAACCATCTCCTGGGTAGCAAGACCATCTCCTTTGGGGGATGTATGGCACAGATGTACTTCATGATAGGCTTGGCAAATACAGACAGTTATATCCTAGCTGCAATGGCCTATGACCGAGCTGTGGCCATCAGCCGCCCACTTCATTATGCAACAATTATGAGTCCACGACCTTGTGTCCTGCTGGTTGCTGGGTCCTGGGTGATTGGGCATACCAATGCACTGCCCCATACCCTACTCACAGCCAAATTGTCCTTCTGTGGCAATAAGGATGTGGCCAATTTCTATTGTGACATTACGCCTTTGCTGCAGCTGTCCTGTTCTGACATTCGCTTCAATGTGAAGATGATGTACCTTGGGGTGGGCGTCTTCTCTGTTCCACTGCTGTGCATCATCATCTCCTATGTCCGGGTCTTTTCCACAGTCTTGCGGGTTCCATCCACCAAGGGCTTCCTCAAGGCCTTGTCCACCTGTGGCTCTCACCTGACAGTGGTGTCTTTGTATTATGGGACAGTCATGGGCATGTATTTCCGGCCCCTGACCAGTTACAGTCTGAAGCATGCATTGATAACTGTGATGTACACGGCCGTGACCCCAATGCTGAACCctttcatctacagcctgaggaactgGGACATGAAGGCTGCTCTGAGGAAACTCTTCCACTGTACCTCCTCCTCATCCCCCATGTGA